From a single Hymenobacter sp. YIM 151500-1 genomic region:
- a CDS encoding sensor histidine kinase codes for MLAFIRRHRVALLHASFWGVYFSFYFYQSQQEYDWQQALRFALLPLVFNATLAYANYCYLLPRWLHQKNTGRYLLEFAAAFTLVVTLRVYAQRYFLFTDNSAQQRAYLYSPAYTLYTAVGTLFIVSFVSMLRFATDWFALEARAKAMENERLLAELKFLKAQINPHFLFNTLNNLYYLAYTQSPNTTEVITKLSQMMRYMLDDSNHRQVLLSKEIEYMQNYISLEKLRLNHPIPIDLTVEGPVEDVRIVPLIFITFLENAFKHGVSNNNPAAWVQAVIRLAGPVCVFTVENSKTPAGQTTPAAPAGLGLHNLRRRLELSYPRQHHLAIDDEPDRYRVQLTLRLS; via the coding sequence ATGCTCGCCTTTATCCGGCGCCACCGCGTCGCGCTGCTGCACGCCTCGTTCTGGGGCGTGTATTTTTCCTTTTACTTCTACCAGTCTCAGCAGGAATACGACTGGCAGCAGGCGTTGCGCTTTGCGCTGCTGCCGCTGGTGTTCAACGCCACACTGGCCTACGCCAACTACTGCTACCTGCTGCCGCGCTGGCTGCACCAGAAAAACACGGGCCGCTACCTGCTGGAGTTTGCGGCGGCCTTCACGCTGGTCGTGACGCTGCGCGTGTACGCCCAGCGCTATTTTCTGTTCACCGACAACTCGGCCCAGCAGCGGGCCTACCTCTACTCCCCGGCCTACACGCTTTACACGGCGGTGGGCACGCTGTTCATTGTTTCCTTCGTGAGCATGCTGCGCTTTGCCACCGACTGGTTTGCGCTGGAGGCCCGTGCCAAGGCCATGGAAAACGAGCGGCTGCTGGCCGAGCTAAAGTTTCTGAAGGCCCAGATCAATCCGCACTTCCTCTTCAACACGCTCAACAACCTGTATTACCTGGCCTACACCCAGTCGCCCAACACCACGGAGGTCATCACCAAGCTCTCGCAGATGATGCGCTACATGCTTGACGACTCCAACCACCGGCAGGTGCTGCTCAGCAAGGAAATCGAGTACATGCAGAACTACATCAGCCTGGAAAAGCTGCGGCTCAACCACCCGATTCCTATTGACCTGACCGTGGAGGGGCCCGTGGAAGATGTGCGCATCGTCCCCCTGATTTTTATTACGTTTCTGGAAAATGCCTTTAAGCACGGCGTCAGCAACAACAACCCGGCCGCCTGGGTGCAGGCCGTAATTCGCCTGGCCGGCCCGGTGTGCGTGTTTACGGTTGAGAACAGCAAGACGCCGGCCGGCCAAACCACACCCGCGGCACCCGCCGGCCTGGGCCTGCACAACCTGCGGCGCCGACTGGAGCTGAGCTACCCCCGGCAGCACCACCTGGCCATTGACGACGAGCCCGACCGGTACCGCGTGCAACTTACCCTGCGCTTGTCGTGA
- a CDS encoding DUF3108 domain-containing protein — MKAPSYCGRHLATCAAVALLLLLPAAAAAQHPAPPARHPAATADTAGALPGRPLKTLREGTRQYLVSVLKPDQPASFNSSAVWIRRVQLDRARGEVRITQTWLGGDTLRNRQVFSICRLADFAPLYHRTQMRKTGIEAFTFTSTAVVGADSVAGNGKRGFSQALPGPTLNWELDLETFEQLNYAPGKKFYLRFYHPGSKTPPKGYLYYVTGEEDLPVAGNQRLRCWQLRVDYDAKNYAVFWIAAKTREVLKMEEHYNSYVRYKVKLATPAVELAPGRQLFQPAR, encoded by the coding sequence ATGAAAGCCCCTTCTTACTGCGGGCGGCACCTGGCCACCTGTGCGGCGGTGGCGCTGTTGCTCCTGTTGCCGGCTGCCGCCGCGGCCCAGCACCCGGCCCCGCCTGCTCGCCACCCGGCCGCCACCGCCGACACAGCCGGTGCACTGCCGGGCCGGCCCCTGAAGACCTTGCGCGAAGGCACCCGCCAGTACCTGGTGAGCGTGCTCAAGCCCGACCAACCGGCCAGCTTCAACTCGTCCGCGGTTTGGATTCGGCGCGTGCAGCTGGACCGGGCACGGGGCGAGGTGCGCATCACCCAAACCTGGCTCGGCGGCGACACCCTGCGCAACCGCCAGGTGTTTTCCATTTGCCGGCTGGCCGATTTTGCGCCTCTCTACCACCGCACCCAGATGCGCAAAACAGGCATCGAGGCTTTCACCTTCACTTCTACGGCCGTGGTCGGGGCCGATTCGGTGGCCGGCAACGGCAAGCGGGGCTTCTCCCAGGCCCTGCCCGGCCCCACGCTCAACTGGGAGCTGGACCTGGAAACCTTTGAGCAGCTGAACTATGCCCCCGGCAAGAAGTTCTACCTGCGCTTCTACCACCCCGGCAGCAAAACGCCGCCTAAAGGCTACCTGTACTACGTGACAGGTGAGGAAGATTTGCCTGTGGCCGGCAACCAACGCCTCCGGTGCTGGCAGCTGCGCGTCGACTACGACGCCAAGAACTACGCCGTGTTCTGGATAGCCGCCAAAACCCGTGAGGTGCTGAAAATGGAGGAGCACTACAACAGCTACGTGCGCTACAAAGTGAAGCTGGCTACCCCGGCCGTGGAGCTGGCGCCGGGCAGGCAGCTGTTCCAACCCGCGCGGTAA
- a CDS encoding phosphatase PAP2 family protein encodes MTDPLYALDRWLLLAANRHHTPRLDAWMVFFTERLVWFPAYFVLLVVLVYLYGRRARLLLPLLGLSVLLADVVSSRVFKPFFARLRPCHNPELTAALNLVNGCGGKFGFLSSHAANSFALAVFVALVLPARYRVAKVLLLGWAALVSYSRIYLGAHYPSDVLAGALLGSALAWACATAYSRLAARWWPQPRS; translated from the coding sequence TTGACCGACCCGCTCTACGCCCTGGACCGGTGGCTGCTGCTAGCCGCCAACCGCCACCATACGCCCCGCCTTGATGCGTGGATGGTATTTTTTACGGAACGCCTCGTGTGGTTTCCGGCCTACTTCGTGCTGCTGGTGGTGCTGGTTTACCTCTACGGGCGGCGGGCCCGGCTGCTGCTGCCCCTGCTCGGCCTGAGCGTGCTGCTGGCCGATGTGGTGTCGAGCCGCGTGTTCAAGCCATTTTTCGCCCGTCTCCGCCCCTGCCACAACCCGGAGCTAACCGCTGCGCTGAACCTGGTGAATGGCTGCGGCGGCAAGTTTGGGTTCCTGTCCTCGCACGCGGCTAACTCCTTTGCCCTGGCTGTGTTTGTGGCGCTGGTGCTGCCCGCCCGCTACCGCGTGGCCAAAGTGTTGCTGTTGGGCTGGGCCGCGCTGGTTAGCTACAGCCGCATCTACCTGGGTGCCCACTACCCCTCCGATGTGCTGGCCGGCGCCCTGCTGGGCTCCGCTCTGGCTTGGGCCTGCGCTACGGCCTACTCGCGCCTGGCGGCGCGGTGGTGGCCGCAGCCCAGGAGCTAG
- the hemF gene encoding oxygen-dependent coproporphyrinogen oxidase — MPESSFPTPTPQPRFRDTVEEWMRQFQDWLCRQLETTDGAGRFREDAWQHHSGGGGRSRILTEGGIIEKGGVNFSAVEGTMSEAAARQLLMPDPRYFATGVSVVQHPRSPRVPISHMNVRYFEAGNGEAWFGGGLDLTPIYVDVAQARWFHRQIAEVCAAHQPGYYGRFKAWADEYFYLPHRQETRGIGGIFFDRQVVGKDGDQEALFAFVRAVGEVYGRTYCELLRQNADLPYTEAEKRWQLVRRGRYAEFNLAIDRGTRFGLETGGRTESILMSLPPQAEWHYNLIPAPGSPEAETQQWLQKGIDWLSDPPAAA; from the coding sequence ATGCCCGAATCCAGCTTCCCCACTCCCACCCCGCAGCCCCGCTTTCGCGACACCGTGGAAGAATGGATGCGCCAGTTTCAGGACTGGCTGTGCCGGCAGCTGGAGACTACTGATGGCGCGGGCCGGTTTCGGGAAGATGCCTGGCAGCACCACAGCGGCGGCGGGGGCCGCAGCCGCATCCTCACCGAAGGCGGCATCATTGAGAAAGGCGGCGTCAACTTCTCGGCGGTGGAAGGCACCATGAGCGAGGCCGCGGCCCGGCAGCTGCTCATGCCCGACCCGCGCTACTTCGCCACCGGCGTGTCGGTGGTGCAGCATCCGCGCAGCCCGCGCGTGCCCATCTCCCACATGAACGTGCGCTACTTCGAGGCCGGCAACGGTGAGGCCTGGTTCGGGGGTGGGCTGGATTTGACGCCCATCTACGTGGACGTGGCCCAGGCCCGCTGGTTTCACCGGCAGATTGCCGAGGTGTGCGCAGCCCACCAGCCGGGCTACTACGGCCGCTTCAAAGCCTGGGCCGACGAGTACTTCTACCTGCCGCACCGCCAGGAAACCCGCGGCATCGGCGGCATCTTCTTCGACCGCCAGGTTGTCGGCAAAGACGGCGACCAGGAGGCCCTGTTTGCCTTCGTGCGGGCCGTGGGCGAGGTGTACGGGCGCACGTACTGCGAGCTGCTGCGCCAGAACGCCGACCTGCCCTACACCGAGGCCGAGAAGCGCTGGCAGCTGGTACGGCGCGGGCGCTACGCCGAGTTCAACCTGGCCATCGACCGGGGCACGCGCTTCGGGCTGGAAACCGGGGGCCGCACCGAAAGCATCCTGATGAGCCTGCCCCCGCAGGCCGAGTGGCACTACAACCTCATTCCCGCCCCCGGCTCGCCCGAAGCCGAAACCCAACAGTGGCTCCAAAAGGGCATCGACTGGCTTTCTGACCCACCTGCTGCCGCTTGA
- a CDS encoding GNAT family N-acetyltransferase — translation MLTFSPATAADIPAVVALVNSAYRGESSRQGWTTEADLLDGSRTDADDLHSILAAPGATLLLARTAAGELLGSVYLKHQAPDLYLGMLTVVPTQQGRGLGKQLLAAAEAHARSLGCTSILMTVISVRHELLAWYERHGFARTGETASFPADPRFGQPRQPLELLVLRKELAE, via the coding sequence ATGCTCACCTTTTCCCCGGCTACCGCCGCCGACATTCCTGCTGTGGTGGCCCTCGTCAACAGCGCCTACCGCGGCGAATCGTCGCGCCAGGGCTGGACTACTGAGGCCGATTTACTCGACGGCTCCCGCACGGACGCCGACGATTTGCACTCCATCCTGGCCGCGCCCGGCGCCACGCTGCTGCTGGCTCGCACCGCGGCCGGGGAGCTGCTCGGCAGCGTGTACCTCAAGCACCAAGCTCCTGACCTGTACCTGGGTATGCTTACGGTGGTGCCCACCCAGCAGGGCCGCGGCCTGGGCAAGCAGCTGCTGGCGGCAGCCGAGGCCCACGCCCGCAGCCTAGGCTGCACCAGCATCCTAATGACCGTTATTTCGGTGCGCCACGAACTGCTGGCTTGGTACGAGCGGCACGGCTTCGCGCGCACCGGCGAAACCGCCTCTTTTCCCGCCGATCCGCGCTTTGGCCAGCCGCGTCAGCCGCTGGAGCTGCTGGTGCTGCGCAAGGAGCTGGCCGAATAG
- a CDS encoding alpha-ketoacid dehydrogenase subunit alpha/beta: protein MLTHAAPTLETDFTAARPSRDLLARAYRLLRTADDMARLYEENKAVTAKYVHATARGHEAIQLAAACFLGPHDYAAPYYRDDALLLGLGLEPYELMLQLMAKRDDPFSGGRTYYCHPSLRRAGFPTIPHQSSATGMQAIPATGVAHGLKYLESQGLNPLTPDPRDFYESGQAVPGLFGLLPAEVRTAAPLVLCSIGDGAMTEGEVSEALQMAVLHQLPIIYLVQDNEWGISATGREMRAMDAYEFAAGFKGLHRLQVDGADFLASYACLSEAAATVRARRGPVLVHARCPLLGHHTSGVRREWYRGDNLAQHALQDPLPRLHQQLLELGFQEEELQELAQQARATVQADYQRALAAPGPDPATFQNHEFAPPAVTQEQGERSPAGAEKVTMVDAALHAVDDILREFPEALFYGQDVGGELGGVFREAALLAKKYGDARVFNTPIQEAYIVGSTAGMSAVGAKAIVEIQFADYIWPGLNQLVEELSKSCYLSNGQFPVQSLIRVPIGAYGGGGPYHSGSVESTLLTIRGIKVVYPSNAADMKGLLRAAFLDPNPVVLLEHKGLYWSKVPGTEDAKTMEPAAGYVIPLGQAAVAQAAAEDKVRGGESCVVITYGMGVHWAKTASKQFSGQVEILDLRTLNPLDWEAVQAAVRRHGKALVLTEEPLLNSFAESLAGRIQRHCFPQLDAPVFTLGAANLPAIALNVDLERQMLPNPDKVAAALEELLGY from the coding sequence ATGCTCACCCACGCCGCCCCGACTCTGGAAACTGATTTTACCGCCGCCCGGCCCAGCCGCGACCTGCTGGCGCGCGCCTACCGCCTCCTGCGCACGGCCGACGATATGGCCCGGCTCTACGAAGAAAACAAGGCCGTAACGGCCAAATACGTGCACGCCACGGCCCGCGGCCACGAAGCCATTCAGCTGGCCGCCGCCTGCTTCCTCGGCCCGCACGACTACGCCGCCCCTTACTACCGCGACGACGCCTTGCTGCTCGGCCTGGGCCTGGAGCCCTACGAGCTGATGTTGCAGCTTATGGCCAAGCGCGACGACCCGTTCAGCGGCGGCCGTACCTACTACTGCCACCCCTCGCTGCGCCGCGCTGGCTTTCCTACCATTCCGCACCAAAGCTCGGCCACCGGTATGCAGGCCATTCCGGCCACCGGCGTGGCGCACGGGCTCAAATACCTGGAAAGCCAGGGCCTGAACCCACTCACGCCCGACCCGCGCGACTTCTACGAATCAGGGCAAGCCGTGCCGGGGCTGTTCGGACTGCTGCCGGCGGAGGTGCGAACGGCTGCGCCGTTGGTGTTGTGCTCCATCGGCGACGGGGCCATGACCGAGGGCGAAGTGAGCGAGGCCCTGCAAATGGCCGTGCTACACCAGTTGCCCATCATCTACTTGGTACAGGACAATGAGTGGGGCATTTCGGCCACCGGCCGCGAGATGCGCGCCATGGATGCCTACGAGTTTGCGGCCGGCTTCAAAGGCCTGCACCGTTTGCAAGTGGACGGGGCCGATTTCCTGGCCTCGTACGCGTGCCTGAGCGAGGCGGCGGCCACCGTGCGCGCCCGCCGCGGCCCGGTGCTGGTGCACGCCCGCTGCCCGCTGCTGGGCCACCACACCAGCGGCGTGCGCCGCGAGTGGTACCGCGGCGACAACCTCGCCCAGCACGCCCTGCAAGACCCGCTGCCCCGCCTGCATCAGCAGCTGCTGGAGTTGGGCTTCCAGGAAGAGGAATTGCAGGAGCTAGCCCAGCAGGCCCGCGCCACCGTGCAGGCCGACTACCAGCGGGCCCTGGCCGCTCCCGGCCCCGACCCGGCCACCTTCCAGAACCACGAGTTTGCGCCCCCGGCCGTAACCCAGGAGCAGGGCGAGCGAAGCCCCGCCGGCGCTGAGAAAGTGACGATGGTGGACGCCGCCCTGCACGCCGTGGACGATATTCTGCGGGAGTTTCCGGAGGCCCTGTTCTACGGGCAGGACGTGGGTGGAGAGCTGGGCGGGGTGTTCCGGGAGGCGGCTTTGCTGGCCAAGAAGTACGGCGACGCCCGCGTGTTTAACACGCCTATTCAGGAGGCCTACATCGTGGGCAGCACGGCCGGCATGAGTGCCGTGGGAGCCAAAGCCATTGTCGAAATTCAGTTTGCCGACTACATCTGGCCCGGCCTCAACCAGCTCGTGGAGGAGCTGAGCAAAAGCTGTTACCTCTCCAACGGGCAGTTTCCGGTGCAAAGCCTGATTCGGGTGCCCATTGGGGCCTACGGCGGGGGTGGGCCCTACCACTCGGGCTCCGTGGAAAGCACCCTGCTTACCATCCGCGGCATCAAGGTGGTGTACCCCAGCAACGCCGCCGACATGAAGGGCCTGCTGCGGGCCGCTTTCCTCGACCCCAACCCCGTGGTGCTGCTGGAGCACAAGGGCCTGTACTGGAGCAAGGTGCCCGGCACCGAAGACGCCAAAACCATGGAGCCGGCCGCCGGCTACGTCATCCCGCTGGGGCAAGCCGCCGTGGCCCAGGCCGCCGCCGAAGACAAAGTGCGCGGGGGCGAGTCGTGCGTGGTCATCACCTACGGCATGGGCGTGCACTGGGCCAAAACCGCCAGCAAGCAGTTCTCCGGCCAGGTCGAAATCCTGGACCTGCGCACCCTGAATCCCCTGGACTGGGAAGCCGTGCAAGCAGCCGTGCGCCGCCACGGCAAAGCCCTGGTGCTCACCGAGGAGCCCCTGCTGAACTCCTTTGCCGAAAGCCTGGCCGGCCGCATCCAGCGCCACTGCTTCCCCCAGCTCGACGCCCCCGTGTTTACGCTAGGGGCCGCCAACCTGCCCGCCATTGCCCTCAACGTGGACCTGGAACGCCAAATGCTCCCCAACCCCGACAAAGTAGCGGCGGCACTGGAGGAACTGCTAGGGTATTGA